AGCCCGAACTCACCATCGTGATGGGCCAACACTCGTCATTGCTCGTACGGGTGGTCGACCCCGAGGGCCGCGTGGTCCCGAACTCCCGTAGCTTCGTGAGGCCCATCGACCGGAATGTCGGCATCTCGCACGCGTCCGAGCAAACGGCTGAGGGAACGCGCCACCTGCGACTCCCGGCGCAGCGCTATCGCGTGTCGGCCAGCTACGCTCCTGCGGCTGAATGCCGGTGGGACCGCACCGTGGACGTCGACGTCCCTCCCGGACAGCAGGCTGAATTCACGGTGAGCTTCGAAGGCGTCTCCAGTGCGGGAGTCTGGACGGGCCGGGCTGTGACTCCCGACGGGAAACCGCTGGCTGGCATGAGTCTGAGGGCCACGGCGCTCAAGACCCCGGAGGGCGGGGAGCTCTTGGGCGAATGCATGACGACGACAGACGAAGACGGACGCTTCGAGTTGAGGCATCCCCTGGCTCGGCCCTACAAGCTCGCACTCGGGTCCATGGATGGGCTTCGCCGGAAGATGGGCGTCGCGGAACAAGCACCTTCCGGCCCCAATGGAGGGCCCGTGGTGTTCCAGCCTCCTGGCGCGCTCCTGGGCCGCGTCCTCCAACCGGATGGGCAGCCCATGCAGGAGTACATCCTCCAGGGAAATCCGGTGGCCAATCGCGACGGCCGCTTCGCCTGGACCACGGACACCTCGCGTCCCTATTCCCTGTTCATTGGAGCGCAGGGCATGGCCCCGGTCCGCCTGCGAGTCGAAGCTCGCGCGCACGAGGAACTGACGCTCCCTGACATCACGCTCGAACCCAGTCACGCCGTCGTGGGCCGGGTGTTCCATGAAGATGGGCGCACATGGGTTCCCCATGCCCGCGTCGAGCGGGTGGACCCCGCCGACCTGGAGACCCCGCGCGACGAGCACCGTGCGACGCGTGAAGCGAACAATGCGGGCCGCTTCCAAATCGAACAGCTGCCCCGAAGCCCCCAGTTCCTCCGGGTGACTGACGAGCAGGGCGGAACGGCCTTGTACGAGGTCGGAGCTCACGAGGACCAGGTGGAGGTGCGGCTGACCGCGGACGCGGTGCTCCAGGGGGGCGTGACGGATGGGGCGCGCGTTCCGCTCGCGGGCGTGACCGTCCGGGCGCGCTGCGAGGCCGGGCTCGACACCCGCACCACGACGGATGACGCAGGCCACTACGTGCTGCGCGTTCCGGGGGAGCGCGAGTGCTTCGTGCACGTTTCGGATGAGCCGCTCCGGGATGCCCAGTGGCCCCGGCCCGCGCCGCTGGTCTTCTCACCCCAGCCCGTCTCGTTTTCGCCACACCAGCGCGAAAGCAGGGACTTCGCCCCGAGGGACGGAGGGGGCGCGTTCCGGGTCCAATTCCCGGAGCCACGCGAGAAGCTGGAGACCTTCGTCGTTCCCGGCGATGTGGACATGCCGAAGACGTACGGAGCCATGCGGATCCTCCAGCGCTCCGCATTCACCAGCGATCCCGCCGCGAGGAAATGGCCGCCGGAGGATCCTGATGTGCCGGGGGCTTACTTCTGGCGCACGGACTTCGCCTTCAGCCACCTGCCGTCCGGCCGCTACACCTTCTTCGCCGTCGATGGGGAGTTTGGACCGTCGGTTCTGCGCGTGCCCGTGGACCTGAAGCAGGGCGAGATGAAGTCCCTCCGTCTCGGCTTTCCCGCCGACAGTGGGGGGACGCTGCTCGTGCCCTGAAGCCCGCATGCACTCCGTCCACGGCAGCGTCACGCCCTGCTAACCTGTGGGGCATGCGATGGAGCTGGGTGGGGCTCGTTGCCGTGGTGCTCGCTTGCGCGGGCACGCGTCCGGAATTGGAAACGCCCGGACCGGCGAAGGACGTGACGTGGATGTTCCGGGTCGTGGATCCGGAGGGGCAACCTGTCCCCGGTGCGCGGGTGAAGGTCTGGCGCGCGGATCTGTCACAAGAGAGCGCGCTGCTTGCCACCGCGAATGCACAGGGGACGGGAGCCCGCATCCTGAAGCCTGGCTGGTATGCCGCCGAGGCCCAGGCCCGGGGCTTCGTGACGGCATTCCGCACGGACATCCGGATCGCGCCGGAATCCAAGCCCCGGATGGCGCTGTCCCTGGCTCACGCGGTGCCTCTCTCCGGACGGGTGGTGGATGCGGAGGGGAAGCCCGTGAGCGACGTCCGGCTCCGGTTTGTCTCTTCCAGCGTCGCCGCCCCGGTCGTGCAAACCACCAGTGATGCGCAGGGCCACTTCACCCTTCAGGGTGTGAGCGCTGGCGAGGGGTTGCTCTATTCCGACAAGGAGGAGTGGAGCTGGCAGCGGTTGAAGGTCCTCACGCCCCAGCCCGAGCTCACCGTCGTGATGGGCCGGCGCTCGTCATTGCTCGTGCGGGTGCTCGGCATCGACGGACACGTGGCCTCGAAATCATCGAGCTTCGTGAGCCCCATCGACCGGGGGGTCGACCTCTCGCACGAGTCAGAGCGAACGCCCGAGGGGACCGTCCACCTGCGACTCGCGGCGCAGCGCTATCGCGTGACGGCTGTCTACGTTCCTCACGCCGGTTGCTGGTGGAAGCGAAGCGTGGACGTCGAAGTCCTTCCCGGGCAGCAGGCCGATGTCACCGTGAGCTTCGAGGATGTCGCCCGTGCGGGCCCCTGGATGGGCCGGGCGGTGACGCCTGACGGCAAGCCGCTGGCCGGCCTGCGACTGCTCGCCACGGCGCTCAAGGCTCCGGAGGACAAGGGGCCCGGAGGCGAGTGCGAGACCCTCACCGCCCCGGACGGAAGCTTCGAGTGGTTGGGTGCCCTGGCGCGGCCTCACAAGCTCGAGCTCCGAACCCAGGCAGCTCTCCGGCTGATCGGCGTGGCGGAACAAGCGCCTTCCGACATGAAGGGCGGACCCGTGGTGTTCCGCTCGCCTGGCACGCTGGTGGGACGGGTCCTCGGGCCCGACGGAAAGCCTGTGCCCGAGTACAGCGTCGATTGGGCATCCTTTACCGAACCCGAAGGTCGTTTCAGCCGGGAGCTGTGGGCGTCTCGCACCTACTCGCTGATCGCCAGTGCTCCGAACATGGCTCCGACGCGCGTGCGTGTCGAAGGCCGCGAACATGAGGTGAGGACGGTCCCGGACATCATGCTCGACGCCGGGCACTCCGTGGTGGGGCGGGTCGTCGAGGCGGATGGCCTCACCCCGGTGCCCCAAGCCAGGGTCGAACTGGTGGACCCCGACGATGTGGACATCCGGCGTTCGTACTTTCCCCATGCGCTTCCCGCCGACATGGCCGGCGGCTTCCGGTTCGACCGCGTGCCCCGGCGACGGCAATACCTTCGGGTGAATGACGAGAAGGCCGGGACGATCCTGTACGCGCTCGGGCCCGGCGAGGACCGGGTGGACCTCACGCTGAAACCCGACGGAACGCTCGAAGGCTTCGTGACGGATGGCGCGCGGGTTCCTCTCGCGGGGGTGACAGTGCAGGTGCGTTGCGAGGCCGGGCTCGATGCTCGCGCCAAGACCGACGAAGCCGGCCACTACGTGCTCCGTGTTCCCGCGGACCGGGATTGCTTCGTGCATGCTTCAGAGGAGCATCTCCGGGATCGAGCGCCCTGGCCCAGGCCTCCGCCGCTCGTCTTTTCGCCCCAGCCCGTGGTGCTCTCCCCGCGTGAGCGTGAGCGCACGGACTTCGTGCCCCGAAGTGCTGGCGCCACGCTCCGTGTTCACTTCCCCGAGCCGCGTGAACGACTGGAGCCGTTCCTTGTCTCTGGCAATGCGCGCATGCCGAAGAACTTCGCGGAGCTGAAAGCGCTCCAGCGATCCGCCTTCAGCATCGACCCGCCTTCACTCACCTGGCGTTCGGATGATCCGGACGTGCCCGGATATCAATTCCTGCAGAAGAACTTCACGTTCAGCCGCCTACCGGGGAAGCGCTTCACGCTCTTCGTCGTCGAACCCCAGGACACTGCGTTCGCGGTCCTGCGCGTGCCGGTGGACCTGATCCGCGAGGAGACGAAGTCCCTTCCGCTCCGCTTCCCCCTGGAGAGTGGAGGGGCGCTGCTCATGGATTGATGCCGGCGCCGTATCCGCGCCAGTCCCTGCTAACCTGCGGGGCATGCGATGGAGCTGGGTGGGGCTCTTGGCGGTGGTGCTCGCGTGCGCGGAGGCGCCGCGTCCGGTGCAAACGAAGACCCGATGGCCCGTGGAGGAGGTGGCGTTCACCGTCCGCACGGTGGATCCGGCCGGGCAACCCGTGCCCGGCGTGGCGCTGGTGGCACGCGGCGCGGATCGCGGGAGCCTGGTCATCAGGTCGGGCACCACGGATGCGACGGGGACGGCGCGGCTTCAGGTGATGCCGGGCTGGTATGTCCTCCAGGCGGAGGCGGCGGGCTTCGTGAGCGTGACCCGCACGGATGCACGGGTCCCCGTCACCGGAAAGGCGCGTCTGGACGTGACGCTGGAGCGAGCGGCGCCAATCGCCGGGCGCGTGGTGGATGCGGGAGGGAAGCCCATCGCGTGGGCCACGCTTCGACTCAGCCGCTCCAACGAAACCGTGTCCGCGCCGAAGACCGTGAGCGATGCGGAAGGGCGCTTCCGCTTCGACGGTGTTCCCGCTGGACGCGTGATGCTTCAGGCGGAGAAGTACAAGTGGAGTCCGACGCGGTTGGAGCTCGTGGCGCCCGCGCCGGAGCTGGTGGTGGTGATGGGTGGGCTCGGCTCGTTGCGCGTTCAGGTGCGCGGGCCCGATGGACAGCCATTGCCTGGAGGGCCTTTCTCCATCTCGTCCATGGATGACTTCGTGTCCATGGATGACATGAGCCCCGACGAGCTGTCCCCGGAGGAGGCGCAAGATACCACCGTCTTCCAGCAGCTTCCCTCAGGGCGCTACAGCATCTCCGGCAGGTACACTCCCGTGCCCGGCTGTGAGTGGACTCGCAGCATCGCGGTCCAGGTCCTTCCAGGCCAGCAGGCGGAAGCGACGGTGAGCTTCGAAGGCCTTCATGACGCTGGACCCTGGCGAGGGCGGGCCGTGGATGCCAACGGCAAGGCGCTTGACCACGGGACAGTGACTGCCTGGGGGGGGCATGAAGAGCCGCCGGGGCTGGGCTTGAGCGGTTGGTGCAAGGGCGTCGTGGGGCAGGACGGCTCCTTCACCCTTCCGCACGTCTTCAAGGCTCCGCGCGTCCTGACATTGGGTGCCCCCGAAGGGGCCCAGGACTGGGAGGCGAGAGGTCCTCTTCCCTCAGGAACGGGTGAAGCGGTGGTGTTCCGCAGAGTCTCTGGAAGCCTGAAGGGCCGTGTCGTGCGCCCGGATGGACAGCCCGTGGGCTTCTTCGAAGTCAACGGACACTCACCGAACAATCCGCGGGGCGAGTACGTGCGATACGTGGACTTGACCCACACCTATCAGTGGGTCATCGACGTGTTGGGATTCGCCCCCGCACTCGTGCGCGCGCAAGGGCGGGAAGGAGAAGTGCTCCAGGTCCCGGACGTCGTCCTCGAGGAGGGCCGCACCGTCCAGGGCCGTGTCTTCGCGAGGAACGGCCGCACGGGCGTGCCCCATCAGGAGGTCGAGCTCGTGGAGGAGTTCGACCTGGACGGCCATGGACCCTATCGCTCGCAGGGGGCGATGACCGACGCCGAGGGCCGCTTCGAACTCAAGCATGTGCCTGGCCGGCTCCAGTTCCTGCGCGTCGATTCGAAGGAACACGGGACCGTGCTCCATGCGCTCGAACCGAATGAGACGGCGGTGCGGTTGCGGCTCGTTCCCCATGCGGAACTGCACGGTTCCGTGACGGATGGGGCGCGGGTTCCGCTGGCGGGGGTGAGCCTGAACGTCCGCTGCGAAGGTGGGTTCACGGTGAGCTCCAGGAGCGACGGGGCGGGCCTCTACTCCATGAACATCCCGGGAGACCGCGAGTGCTTCGTGCATCCCGAAGGGAGCCCCCTGAACATCCGGCCGCCTTTTCCGCCCCAGCCGCCTCCGGTGTCCTTCTCCTCGACGCGGCTTCGTGTGTCGTCCGGCTCACGGCAGTCGTTGGATTTCGAGCCCCGTCAGGGGCCCGTGTCGCTGGAGGTGCGCGTCGAGGCATCTCGCGAGTTCGTCACCGCGTTCGTGCTTCCGGGAGACGTTCCCTGGCCTCGCTCGCCCGAGGCGCTGGATGACGTGATGCGGGCTGGTTTCGGATCCGACCCGATGCCGAGCACATGGGAGTCGGAGGATGGGCACGAGTCCTTCGTTCCCGACTTCATGTTGGGGGCGGACTTCCGCTTCAGTCATCTGCCCCTGGGGCACTACACGGTCTTCATCCGGGACCAGATGGACGGAGCGGACGCGATCCTGCGCATCCCCGTGGAGCTGACCGGGACCGGCGTGCACGTCATCCAGTCAGCGCGTCCTGGTCGCGGAGGCGGAAGGCCGTTCATGCGCTGATGCGAACCCATCGCGTATGCTTCACGCCATGCGATGGAGCTGGGTGGGGATCGTTGCCGTGGTGCTCGCTTGCGCGGGCACGCGTCCGGAATTGGAAACGCCCGGACCGGCGAAGGACGTGACGTGGATGTTCCGGGTCGTGGACCCGGAGGGGCAACCTGTTCCTGGCGCGCAGGTGAAGGTCTGGCGCGCGGATCTGAAGCGAGACAACGCACTGCCCGGCACGACGGACGCCCACGGAACGGGACGCGTTGCGCTGAAGCCGGGCTGGTATGTCGCCGAGGTCCAGGCACGGGGCTTCGTGACGACCTCGCGCACGGACTTCCGGATCGCGCCGGATTCAAGGCCGCGGATGGAGCTGCCCCTGGCGCGCGCGGTGCCACTCTCCGGACGCGTGGTGGATACGGAGGGGAAGCCCGTGAGCGACGTCCGGCTCCGGTTTGTTTCTTCACACGCCGGCGCCCCAGTCGTGGAAACCCGCAGTGATGCGCAGGGCCGGTTCATCTTCCTGGGCGCGGCCGCGGGCGAAGGCCTGCTCTATTCCACCAAGAAAGAGTGGGCCTGGCGGCGGTTGAAGATCATCACGCCCCAGCCCGAGCTCACCGTCGTGATGGGACGAGGCTCGCCATTGCTCGTGCGGGTGGTCGACACCGAGGGACGCGGGGTCCCGAACGCCACGAACGTCTTGACGTCCATCGATCGGTGGCTCGACGTTTCGCGCGAGTCCGAGCAGACGCCTGAGGGACTGCGCTATCTGCGACTCGCGCCGCAGCGCTACCGCGTGACGGCGGGCTACGAGCCTGCCGCCGGGTGCCGGTGGGACCGCGACGTGGACGTCGAGGTCCATCCCGGACAGAAGTCCGAAGTCACGGCGAGCTTCGAAGGCGCCGCCGCGGGGCCCTGGACAGGCCGGGCGGTGACTCCCGACGGGAAACCGCTGGCCGGCCTGCGGCTTCGGGCCATCGCGATCGAGTCTCCAGAGGGCAGGGGCCTCAAGGGCGAATGCGAGACCCGGACCGACCCGGACGGGCGCTTCGAGTTGATGCATCTCCTGGCCCGGCCCCACAAGCTCGAGCTCAGGTCCACGGATGGGATGGACCAGGTCGTGGGCCGCGCGGAACAAGGTCCTTCCGGCCCGAATGGCGGGCCCGTGGTGTTCCAGCCGACGGGCCGTCTGGTGGGCCGTGTCGTCGATCCGGTTGGGAAGCCCCTGTCGCTGTACTGGATCCACAGTTGGACGGTGGCCAATCGTGAAGGCCGCTTCGCCTGGGCCACGGAAACCTCGCGGCTCTACACCCTCTATATCGGCGCGCCGGACATGGCCTCGGTTCGCCTGCGATTCGAAGGGCACGCGCACGAGGAGCGGACGGTCCCTGACATCACGCTCGATCCCGGCCACATCGTTCGGGGTCAGGTGTTCCACGAAGATGGGCGAACCCAGGCTCCCTATGCTCGCATCGACCTGGTGGAGCCCGACGACCTGCAGATCCCGCGCGACGCATTCACCGGGGGCGGGAATGGCACGGACAAGGCCGGGCGCTTCCGTCTCGCGGGCCTGCCCCATCGCCCCATGTTCCTCCGGGTGAACGAGGAGCAGGGCGGAACGGCCTTGTACGCGGTCGGAGCGCACGAGGACCAGGTGGAGCTGCGGTTGACCGCGGACG
The sequence above is a segment of the Corallococcus exiguus genome. Coding sequences within it:
- a CDS encoding carboxypeptidase-like regulatory domain-containing protein, which gives rise to MRWSGVGLVAVVLACAGTRPELETPGPANEVTWVFRVVDPEGQPVSGARVNVWRAELSQDNALPGMTDAKGTGRVALKPGRYAAEVQARGFVTAFRTDIRIAPDSRPRMELALARTVPLSGRVVDTEGKPLNSVWLRFVSSSVATPLVQTSSDTQGQFTLQGVAAGEGLLYASKADWSWHRLKVVTPQPELTIVMGQHSSLLVRVVDPEGRVVPNSRSFVRPIDRNVGISHASEQTAEGTRHLRLPAQRYRVSASYAPAAECRWDRTVDVDVPPGQQAEFTVSFEGVSSAGVWTGRAVTPDGKPLAGMSLRATALKTPEGGELLGECMTTTDEDGRFELRHPLARPYKLALGSMDGLRRKMGVAEQAPSGPNGGPVVFQPPGALLGRVLQPDGQPMQEYILQGNPVANRDGRFAWTTDTSRPYSLFIGAQGMAPVRLRVEARAHEELTLPDITLEPSHAVVGRVFHEDGRTWVPHARVERVDPADLETPRDEHRATREANNAGRFQIEQLPRSPQFLRVTDEQGGTALYEVGAHEDQVEVRLTADAVLQGGVTDGARVPLAGVTVRARCEAGLDTRTTTDDAGHYVLRVPGERECFVHVSDEPLRDAQWPRPAPLVFSPQPVSFSPHQRESRDFAPRDGGGAFRVQFPEPREKLETFVVPGDVDMPKTYGAMRILQRSAFTSDPAARKWPPEDPDVPGAYFWRTDFAFSHLPSGRYTFFAVDGEFGPSVLRVPVDLKQGEMKSLRLGFPADSGGTLLVP
- a CDS encoding carboxypeptidase-like regulatory domain-containing protein, giving the protein MGLVAVVLACAGTRPELETPGPAKDVTWMFRVVDPEGQPVPGARVKVWRADLSQESALLATANAQGTGARILKPGWYAAEAQARGFVTAFRTDIRIAPESKPRMALSLAHAVPLSGRVVDAEGKPVSDVRLRFVSSSVAAPVVQTTSDAQGHFTLQGVSAGEGLLYSDKEEWSWQRLKVLTPQPELTVVMGRRSSLLVRVLGIDGHVASKSSSFVSPIDRGVDLSHESERTPEGTVHLRLAAQRYRVTAVYVPHAGCWWKRSVDVEVLPGQQADVTVSFEDVARAGPWMGRAVTPDGKPLAGLRLLATALKAPEDKGPGGECETLTAPDGSFEWLGALARPHKLELRTQAALRLIGVAEQAPSDMKGGPVVFRSPGTLVGRVLGPDGKPVPEYSVDWASFTEPEGRFSRELWASRTYSLIASAPNMAPTRVRVEGREHEVRTVPDIMLDAGHSVVGRVVEADGLTPVPQARVELVDPDDVDIRRSYFPHALPADMAGGFRFDRVPRRRQYLRVNDEKAGTILYALGPGEDRVDLTLKPDGTLEGFVTDGARVPLAGVTVQVRCEAGLDARAKTDEAGHYVLRVPADRDCFVHASEEHLRDRAPWPRPPPLVFSPQPVVLSPRERERTDFVPRSAGATLRVHFPEPRERLEPFLVSGNARMPKNFAELKALQRSAFSIDPPSLTWRSDDPDVPGYQFLQKNFTFSRLPGKRFTLFVVEPQDTAFAVLRVPVDLIREETKSLPLRFPLESGGALLMD
- a CDS encoding carboxypeptidase-like regulatory domain-containing protein, whose translation is MRWSWVGLLAVVLACAEAPRPVQTKTRWPVEEVAFTVRTVDPAGQPVPGVALVARGADRGSLVIRSGTTDATGTARLQVMPGWYVLQAEAAGFVSVTRTDARVPVTGKARLDVTLERAAPIAGRVVDAGGKPIAWATLRLSRSNETVSAPKTVSDAEGRFRFDGVPAGRVMLQAEKYKWSPTRLELVAPAPELVVVMGGLGSLRVQVRGPDGQPLPGGPFSISSMDDFVSMDDMSPDELSPEEAQDTTVFQQLPSGRYSISGRYTPVPGCEWTRSIAVQVLPGQQAEATVSFEGLHDAGPWRGRAVDANGKALDHGTVTAWGGHEEPPGLGLSGWCKGVVGQDGSFTLPHVFKAPRVLTLGAPEGAQDWEARGPLPSGTGEAVVFRRVSGSLKGRVVRPDGQPVGFFEVNGHSPNNPRGEYVRYVDLTHTYQWVIDVLGFAPALVRAQGREGEVLQVPDVVLEEGRTVQGRVFARNGRTGVPHQEVELVEEFDLDGHGPYRSQGAMTDAEGRFELKHVPGRLQFLRVDSKEHGTVLHALEPNETAVRLRLVPHAELHGSVTDGARVPLAGVSLNVRCEGGFTVSSRSDGAGLYSMNIPGDRECFVHPEGSPLNIRPPFPPQPPPVSFSSTRLRVSSGSRQSLDFEPRQGPVSLEVRVEASREFVTAFVLPGDVPWPRSPEALDDVMRAGFGSDPMPSTWESEDGHESFVPDFMLGADFRFSHLPLGHYTVFIRDQMDGADAILRIPVELTGTGVHVIQSARPGRGGGRPFMR
- a CDS encoding carboxypeptidase-like regulatory domain-containing protein, coding for MGIVAVVLACAGTRPELETPGPAKDVTWMFRVVDPEGQPVPGAQVKVWRADLKRDNALPGTTDAHGTGRVALKPGWYVAEVQARGFVTTSRTDFRIAPDSRPRMELPLARAVPLSGRVVDTEGKPVSDVRLRFVSSHAGAPVVETRSDAQGRFIFLGAAAGEGLLYSTKKEWAWRRLKIITPQPELTVVMGRGSPLLVRVVDTEGRGVPNATNVLTSIDRWLDVSRESEQTPEGLRYLRLAPQRYRVTAGYEPAAGCRWDRDVDVEVHPGQKSEVTASFEGAAAGPWTGRAVTPDGKPLAGLRLRAIAIESPEGRGLKGECETRTDPDGRFELMHLLARPHKLELRSTDGMDQVVGRAEQGPSGPNGGPVVFQPTGRLVGRVVDPVGKPLSLYWIHSWTVANREGRFAWATETSRLYTLYIGAPDMASVRLRFEGHAHEERTVPDITLDPGHIVRGQVFHEDGRTQAPYARIDLVEPDDLQIPRDAFTGGGNGTDKAGRFRLAGLPHRPMFLRVNEEQGGTALYAVGAHEDQVELRLTADAVLQGFVTDGARVPLAGVTVRARCEAGLDTRTQADETGHYVLRVPGGRECFVHVSEEQVRDAPWPRPAPLVFSPQPVSLSSRERERRDFVPRTGGGALQVHFPDSRERLETFLVPGHVDMPKTFRGLRALQRSAFTRDPAATDWPSDDPDVPEFQNWPWDLTFSQLPPGRYTFFAIDGLFGPVAMRVLVDLKQGETKPLRLGFPVDSGEASLDP